The genomic window TCAAcgaattttaatttgtatgtttggTAGGACCTGTCGTTCTTGCTTGCTTTGTTCTGAAGGGTTTCAATTGAAGCTACTCTCTCTGCTCATTTAAAAACACTGCACATTGAAATGTAGAATAACCACTTTTGTAATTCTGGATTTCCCTTTTAAGGAAACTAAACTATTAATTGTCAATTCTTGACCCTTTAAACACTCACAAATTCTACTTGGGTTTCTCTCCTTCTCTTCTCTCCTACCTCTTTTAATTCCCCTTTTCGGGAAACTCCTTAACAACCATGGATAAGCGTCGCCGGAAGCAACCCAAAACTAGTACTACTAGTTGCTCTGAAGGTCAGctcttgcttcttcttcttctcagcTGTTGGATTGGATTttaactctttcttcttcttcttcttcttttggttgtgattctttattattattagcattattgatattatttggCAGAGGTGAGCAGTATTGAATGGGAATTCATAAACATGTCTGAGCAAGAAGAAGATCTCATTTATAGAATGTATAAACTCGTTGGAGAAAGGTAACAGCTATTACTTCCTTACGCTTTTCATTGTTGCACGTTCATGAATTGTTTTTTTCTGggttatttaattttcttcagAGTGAAGCTGTGTACTGTGTTTTTGCTATCCAACATTTATTTCAGCTTCTACTTGTACGGCCTtctaaaatttaagtttttcgAATGACTATATTATCCTCATTGAATTCAGGTAGTTATCAAGATTTTAGAGACAATAATTCCTCTGTGGCTTCACTGTTATTGTTTCAGACTTGAGCACCACCCCTTATTACTCTGGTCAAAGAAAgttcttttttcaaaaatctgTTTGCCATCTCTCAATTTCAGAATCTAAACGATCTTTCCTTTGTCTGCACCAAATTGTGCTCGAATGGTTGGCCATTTTTGAAATCCATTGGTGATGGTACAAAGTAAGGTTTTGAGGCTGAGGCTAGAATTCTAGGTTGAGGCCATATCATGTTTTGGATGTTATCTTTTCTATTGCTTAAATGTAGGGCTGAGGCAACTTTCACTACATACTGTGAAATGATTTACACAGTAATCAAATATTGATATACACTCCCTTCCTGCTAATGTGATGAATTTCATTCTTTACTTGTTCTAATAAGTAGCAGAATCCACTATTTTGACTTCATTTATAgtgtataaaaaagttaaatcttTTATGATACGTCTATTCTTGATGAATGTCCAAGTTACTTAATTTCCTTTATCTCATTGCTGAtagaacataaaatttttaggtgGGCACTGATAGCTGGACGGATTCCAGGCCGAAAAGCAGAGGAAATAGAGAGGTTTTGGATTATGAGACACGGAGAAGTGTTTGCCAGTAGACGAAGAGAGCTTAAGAGATGTAATTCCTAATCATATTAGTTTGGCTAATTGCAGATTGTTAGggaatttcattttctttgttctttttcaAGACTTCCTTTTTGTACAAGCCGGTGAtggtgagatgaaattagttgCAAGTATTGTCATTAAACTACCTTGTTGAAGTGCTGAGGATTTTAATTCTCTGTTTTCCAGTTGCACTTGCAAACTACGAGGACAAGAAAGGATGCACattcatataaaattgataaataatatataaataaataattataatagtcCTGGCGATGGAGTTACTttgtatttgataatatttttttaacaaattaactGGTCCTCTTGaactttttattctttcttttggGAGGGGTGATTGGTCTCTGACTCTATCACCTCAGCGCACGAGTCGAATGTCGAATCTTGGGCCACATCATTATTCCATGTAGCTGTTTCCTCGTCATTGCGCCCCACTGCACGCACGCCCTAGTTTTAGTTCCATTGAAGACTTCAAAATTCTGAACTGGGAGGAAGGGTAGAATTCTTAAAAACTGtctctgtatatatatatgtatatgtatgtgtcATCATCTAGcagaaaatgaaggaaatatgGTTGAAGTTTGTTTGAAATGATAGATGGGGGTATGATTTTACTTAAAGGTTTTATGTCAATCAATTTCAATCCGAAATAGTTGCTGGGCGTtgccattttaaaaatttgttggtCTGGCAGTTGAGATATCTTGTCAGTATTTTTGTAGGGGCGTGATTAATatttttcccacctaaggtttggcgTCAAAACACTTTTTCCAGCCATCACATTTTTAACGTTAAAGTGCAGAGAGTTAAATTACCATACTCCTTTTTTACTTTCCCCCTCTTTTTCCTGGTGCTATCTTAGCTCACCATTGGGAATGCTTGACCGGCCCTCACCGCTGGAATTGAGACAGACAATGAGGCAAAAATCAACATATGCACCCTTTGAAGAAGCCACTTATTGTCGGGGGATCAATTTGATCAAGCCCTCAAGTTTATGCCTTCATGACATTGTCACCTCCGTGGTTAAGATTTCCAAACTTAAAGGGTATGAAttaaattataggtttttttcaaatttattgatagtaaaattattattttacctttttaatgtaattttttttttatatatataatcaggTTTGGCTGGGTGCATGTAAATCATAATAGCATTGGTTGTTCTCTAGTCTTTTCGGTCTAGTTGACACTCCCAGGTTAGGACCAACttctttcaaattaaaacttaactGGTTATTTGGAACGTCTGGTCTCTCTTTCCTTTACAAGCCTTGAAAAGTTGTCGTAAATCACAAAGAGTCTTCCCAAAATAAGAACCTGCTGGGTATAGTGTACATTGAAGACTCAACTCAACCGAGTAGCCCAAAGTGAAAACTTCCGATAAAGTGAAACGTTAACATGCTGAAACATTATCAACTTTGAAGTTGGGCCTTATGATTCAGCTAGCAAATTTGGAATGAGAAAGTAGGTTGAATATGCCTACATGGTTTTGTTGCACTTCAACAATCCGCCAGTCCACTGGTCATATACGTTTATGTAGGAGTATTTTCATGTAAATGTAAAGTGTTGGCCTTTAACACTAAAAAATTGCTAGTCATGTTTAGGTTA from Mangifera indica cultivar Alphonso unplaced genomic scaffold, CATAS_Mindica_2.1 Un_0067, whole genome shotgun sequence includes these protein-coding regions:
- the LOC123207265 gene encoding transcription factor CPC-like, producing the protein MDKRRRKQPKTSTTSCSEEVSSIEWEFINMSEQEEDLIYRMYKLVGERWALIAGRIPGRKAEEIERFWIMRHGEVFASRRRELKRCNS